A part of Caldicellulosiruptor owensensis OL genomic DNA contains:
- a CDS encoding alpha/beta hydrolase family protein, with protein MSEIFEKYFGKHNSFSESTKWGEEVSNQKIFEEQRKIVDKLASLLYLNLSLIFREDKKFEIDHGEFKEEIIAGNLNDIHSEAVLLKPRDLDPPYPVVVVLHDHGGFYYYGKERIYRQDNTQTFVNEYQKKFYSSLPWALEFVKNGFAVFSHDAFYFGKRRLSTELIELLADDNSIDELLNYEEGSYEYIRIFNKISSQLEPIIFKNINLYGTNWSSILLNEDLAWFNYLLQRDDIDKNSIACMGFSLGGFRTLFLSSLRNEIKCSIIIAFMSEFKKMLGKTARHTFMVHIPGFARVLDLPDVAALIAPRKLFIMQCEYDSLFPKDAMQSAVERIKSYFVNFDCGNQFEYKFYPNGHEFNLNMQKDTLEYIAKNL; from the coding sequence ATGTCAGAAATTTTTGAGAAATACTTTGGAAAACACAACAGTTTTTCTGAAAGCACCAAGTGGGGAGAAGAAGTTTCAAATCAGAAAATTTTTGAAGAGCAAAGAAAGATTGTAGATAAATTGGCGTCGCTTCTTTACCTGAATTTAAGCCTGATATTCAGGGAAGATAAAAAATTTGAGATTGACCATGGTGAATTTAAAGAAGAGATTATAGCTGGAAATTTAAATGATATTCACTCAGAAGCTGTGCTTTTAAAACCAAGAGATTTGGATCCACCTTATCCTGTGGTGGTTGTTTTGCATGACCATGGTGGATTTTACTACTATGGTAAAGAAAGAATATACAGGCAAGACAATACCCAGACTTTTGTCAATGAATACCAGAAAAAATTTTACTCATCATTGCCGTGGGCGTTAGAGTTTGTAAAAAACGGGTTTGCTGTATTTTCACACGATGCATTTTATTTTGGGAAAAGAAGGCTTTCTACTGAGTTGATTGAGCTTTTGGCGGATGACAACTCAATAGATGAGCTTTTGAATTATGAGGAAGGTTCATATGAATACATACGGATTTTCAATAAAATATCCTCACAGCTTGAACCTATTATATTCAAGAACATCAATCTTTATGGGACAAACTGGTCAAGTATTTTGTTAAATGAAGATTTGGCGTGGTTTAACTATCTTCTGCAAAGAGATGATATAGACAAAAACAGCATTGCTTGTATGGGGTTTTCCTTAGGGGGGTTTAGGACACTTTTTTTGAGCAGCCTTAGAAATGAAATAAAATGTAGTATCATTATTGCTTTTATGTCTGAATTCAAAAAAATGCTTGGCAAAACTGCAAGACATACTTTTATGGTTCATATTCCAGGTTTTGCGAGGGTTCTTGATCTGCCTGATGTTGCAGCTTTGATTGCTCCAAGAAAACTTTTTATTATGCAGTGTGAGTATGATAGTCTCTTTCCAAAAGATGCAATGCAGTCTGCTGTAGAGAGGATAAAAAGTTACTTTGTAAATTTTGATTGTGGTAACCAATTTGAATACAAATTTTATCCAAATGGGCATGAATTTAATTTAAATATGCAAAAAGATACTTTGGAGTACATAGCAAAAAATTTGTAA
- a CDS encoding tyrosine-type recombinase/integrase: protein MPKRSIVKLDWQEALQQFLFFKRAVGRSELTLRDYEYHITHFFKLYPNCFHDEQQLKKCLLEYLSQPVKPATYNLRLTYLKAFFKWCVEENILKSNPLEGLPKKKAEGRIVNIDTEILEKLLKLPDKNTFCGLRDYALILLTLDTGIRPKEAFSLLIEHFDFKTLQVFIPSDAAKTRVSRVLPILPVTANAVKKLIAVRHPEWDDKVPVFCTVTGRPLTRDIWHDRMEMYSKKLGVKIRPYDLRHTFALLYLKNGGYELSLQKTLGHTTLEMTKRYVHFTQNDLREINNSASPLNMLLQQTKRVKNKLTK from the coding sequence ATGCCCAAAAGAAGCATTGTTAAGCTGGATTGGCAAGAAGCGTTGCAACAATTCTTATTTTTTAAGCGTGCCGTGGGAAGAAGTGAATTAACGCTTAGGGACTATGAGTATCACATAACGCACTTCTTTAAGCTTTATCCTAACTGCTTCCATGATGAACAGCAACTTAAAAAGTGTTTGTTAGAGTATCTTTCCCAACCTGTCAAACCTGCAACCTACAATTTAAGGTTGACCTACCTTAAAGCCTTTTTCAAATGGTGTGTTGAGGAGAACATTCTCAAATCCAATCCTTTAGAAGGACTTCCTAAGAAGAAAGCTGAAGGGCGAATTGTCAACATTGACACAGAGATTTTGGAAAAACTTTTGAAGTTACCAGATAAAAACACATTTTGCGGTTTGCGTGATTATGCTTTGATTTTGCTAACGTTGGACACAGGGATAAGACCAAAGGAAGCCTTCTCCCTCTTAATTGAACATTTTGACTTTAAGACGTTACAAGTTTTTATTCCCAGCGACGCAGCAAAAACAAGAGTGTCAAGGGTGCTGCCCATCCTACCAGTTACCGCAAACGCAGTAAAGAAGCTGATAGCAGTAAGACATCCTGAATGGGACGATAAAGTACCTGTCTTTTGCACAGTAACAGGTAGACCACTCACACGTGACATATGGCACGATAGAATGGAAATGTACAGTAAAAAGTTGGGAGTCAAGATAAGACCGTATGATTTGCGACATACTTTCGCATTATTGTATCTCAAAAACGGTGGTTATGAATTAAGCCTTCAAAAAACACTGGGACATACCACGTTGGAGATGACCAAGCGGTATGTGCATTTTACACAAAATGACCTGCGAGAAATTAACAATTCAGCTTCCCCGCTAAACATGTTATTGCAGCAAACAAAGAGAGTCAAGAACAAGTTGACAAAATAA
- a CDS encoding helix-turn-helix domain-containing protein, which produces MTKLEFLRRQRGLTQTKLGFAIGVNPNLLSQIERGWRKPYPKLLQGLANYFGVPVEELANPDGTLKEVDSKTA; this is translated from the coding sequence ATGACAAAACTTGAATTTTTAAGACGTCAAAGAGGGCTTACACAAACCAAATTAGGGTTTGCAATTGGAGTGAATCCTAACCTACTTAGTCAGATTGAAAGGGGTTGGCGAAAGCCGTATCCGAAATTGTTGCAAGGACTGGCGAATTATTTCGGTGTGCCAGTAGAAGAACTTGCCAATCCCGATGGCACATTAAAGGAGGTGGACAGTAAAACGGCATAA